A region of the Bradysia coprophila strain Holo2 unplaced genomic scaffold, BU_Bcop_v1 contig_232, whole genome shotgun sequence genome:
GctgaaaaataggaaaattttcGCATTTTAGATGGTCACACACAAGAGCCTCACACGCATATTGAATGAAGCATCGCAACTCTACAACTGTCGATCAACACTCACATTCAACAAATGATCTCGGCTCGTCCGAATCGCTTTCAAACTCGCCACGTTGAATCCACGGATTGCTACCGCTTGACGATGTCGACGTATTCCACGGATCGTCGATGACACGTTGATTGGGACGCTTTGCCGCTGGACCGGATTTACGATTGCGACTGCCCAATGACGGAAAGGCTTCGTCGTTGCTCTGAACGAACTCCGGTCTCTGCGGCCGTCCGGACCAATAAGACGGTGCTTGCGATGCTGTTGCGGCACAAGATGATTGTGCCTGAAAtggtaaaatttcaattttgctttCAACCGATTCCGGTTCGAATGCACACAAACCTCGTCCGTGTACTCCGTGTACGTTCGGTTTTTGGTGTCGTTGGTGACGTTCATTTCAGTGTCATTGAGATTGCTGACCGATAAGTCGTTCTGTGTGGCATCTTGTACGTGACTGATGTCGATTTCGGGCGGAAAATGTTTGCCGGAAATTAGGCCAATCGACAAGTCGACGCAGATGTGATCCAGGAAAATGTACGCCCAGTTTTGAACATGGGCCAGAGCACAGTATTTCGCGCAATCCAGTTCCTCGTGGTACTGTTGACAAGCAGATAAAATTATTGTCGCCATCCCGATCAGATTTAATGTTCTCAACTCACCGAGCATGCCGTACCGGCCAAATACGCGTAATCATCGCGTCGCAGATGCTCTTCGGCAATGTGAACCGATTTGAATGACTTTCGTTCCGTCGGACTGTTTTTGACGGCCATCTCCTTGATTTCGAAGAACAACAGATGCAACTGATACACCCGATAGGCATCGATGTCgtcgttgttgccgaaatCGATGAACGATTGAATGAATGACTTGATCATGGGAATGGTCTCTTTCGACGTGAACAGGATCGGCATTGGCTCGCCCAtgaattgtttcatttggtCCAAAATGCATTTATAGTTCCTCTCGCCCTTGGAATTAGGAGGTATGGGCAGCCGATGAGTCTTCTCCGAATTGTCTTTCGCATCGAACAGGTAGCCCATTGGCACTTTTTCTGGAACAGAAAGAGGAAAACCGGGAGCGGTTGAAGTCTGGTTTTTTAGATTGCGATTCGTCGGATCGGGTTCGGGTCATTCAATTCAAGTTAAACCGAATCCGGATTTCATCCCTAAACTGAACTGACATTTTAGGCTCGACCCGAACCTGGAATTTTCGGGTTACACCTGAGCCCGACTCGAACCTGACCCGCATCCGGTACGGAACTTGGacagaaaatttcaggttAGGTTCAGGTTCTGGTCAAACCGGAAAGTAAAAGTTCAGGTTCAAGTCAACCCGGAAAGCGACAGTTCAGGTTCGAGTCAACACTGAGCGCTAAAGTTCAGGTTCTGGTCAACACGGAAAGTGAAAGGTCAGGTTCATGTCATCACTGAGAGCCAAAGTTCAGGTTCGTGTCAACCCGGAAAGCGAAAGTTCAGATTTGTGTCAACTCTGAGAGCTAAAGTTCAGCTTTGTGTCAACCCTGAGAGCGAAAGGTCAGGTTTGAGTCAACACTGAGAGCTAAAGTTCAGGCTCGTGTCAACCCTGAGATCGaaagttcaggttcgggtcaaccCGGAAAGCGAAAGTTCAGATTTGTGTCAACTCTGAGAGCTAAAGTTCAGGCTCGTGTCAACCCTGAGAGCGaaagttcaggttcgggtcaaccCGGAAAGCGAAAGTTCATATCTGTGTCAACTCTGAGAGCTAAAGTTCAGCTTTGTGTCAACCCTGAGAGCGAAAGGTCAGGTTTGAGTCAACACTGAGAGCTAAAGTTCAGGCTCGTGTCAACCCTGAGAGCGaaagttcaggttcgggtcaaccCGGAAAGCGAAAGTTCAGATTTGTGTCAACTCTGAGAGCTAAAGTTCAGCTTTGTGTCAACCCTGAGAGCGAAAGGTCAGATTTGAGTCAACACTGAGAGCTAAAGTTCAGGCTCGTGTCAACCCTGAGAGCGaaagttcaggttcgggtcaaccCGGAAAGCGAAAGTTCAGATTTGTGTCAACTCTGAGAGCTAAAGTTCAGCTTTGTGTCAACCCTGAGAGCGAAAGTTCAGGTTCGTGTCAACCCGGAAAGCGAAAGTTCATATTTGTGTCAACTCTGAGAGCTAAAGTTCAGCTTTGTGTCAACCCTGAGAGCGAAAGGTCAGGTTTGAGTCAACACTGAGAGCTAAAGTTCAGGCTTCGTGTCAACCCTGAGAGCGaaagttcaggttcgggtcaacaCTGAGAGCTAAAGTTCAGGCTCGTGTCAACCCTGAGAGCCAAAGTTCAGGTTCTTGTCAACCCGGAAAGCGAAAGTTCAGATTTGTGTCAACTCTGAGAGCTAAAGTTCAGCTTTGTGTCAACCCTGAGAGCGAAAGGTCAGGTTTGAGTCAACACTGAGAGCTAAAGTTCAGGCTCGTGTCAACCCTGAGAGCGaaagttcaggttcgggtcaaccCGGAAAGCGAAAGTTCAGATTTGTGTCAACTCTGAGAGCTAAAGTTCAGGCTCGTGTCAACCCTGAGAGCGaaagttcaggttcgggtcaaccCGGAAAGCGAAAGTTCAGATTTGTGTCAACTCTGAGAGCTAAAGTTCAGCTTTGTGTCAACCCTGAGAGCGAAAGGTCAGATTTGAGTCAACACTGAGAGCTAAAGTTCAGGCTCGTGTCAACCCTGAGAGCGaaagttcaggttcgggtcaaccCGGAAAGCGAAAGTTCAGATTTGTGTCAACTCTGAGAGCTAAAGTTCAGCTTTGTGTCAACCCTGAGAGCGaaagttcaggttcgggtcaaccCGGAAAGCGAAAGTTCATATTTGTGTCAACTCTGAGAGCTAAAGTTCAGCTTTGTGTCAACCCTGAGAGCGAAAGGTCAGGTTTGAGTCAACACTGAGAGCTAAAGTTCAGGCTCGTGTCAACTCTGAGAGCGaaagttcaggttcgggtcaaccCGGAAAGCGAAAGTTCAGATTTGTGTCAACTCTGAGAGCTAAAGTTCAGCTTTGTGTCAACCCTGAGAGCGAAAGGTCAGATTTGAGTCAACACTGAGAGCTAAAGTTCAGGCTCGTGTCAACCCTGAGAGCGaaagttcaggttcgggtcaaccCGGAAAGTGAAACGTCAACCCGGAAAGCGAAAGTTTTTAGGTTCGCGTTGAGTCCCGTGACGTAATCTGTGGTGTGCAGGTTGCAGACTTATTGAAGACAAAACGAACAACGGTGCAAAAGCTAGCTTAACTTACCTGGATCCACGTACGTGTGGAATTTGCTGATAATTCCGTGTTCGAACGAGAATCTCACCATCGCAATCTCTGCGGGCAGGTAGTGTTCGTTGatgttaataaaataattgccgGAAATGAAGATGAATTCTTGCGATGCAATGGCTAACGACGGGGGAAAAACATTTCCAAATTACATCTCCAAACTCCGATCATATTTGCAGCGCAAAACTCACTATTGTTGGTGAATCCATGCACGACGGTGTCCTGAATCGTACGCATCATGGTGCGATTTTCCTGTTCCAACTTCTTCTGTGCTCGCTCAATGACCGACAAAGCGATTCCCTGCGACGTGTACTTTTCCGCTTCTCTTCTCGGGCCGCATTTCATCTCTTTGGCTTGCTTCTCAAATGGTCCCCGTTGTTGGGCCGTCATGTTCTGTACACAAAGAACGAAGTTCGTCGACATTTAGCCGGAAATCATaaccacaaaaaataatccctTAGTTCGTTACCTGCCAGCTTGTGGACGCAGCAGCCGATACGTCTGAAAGTGCATTATAATGACGTCCTTTCCGGCGTTCTTCTTCTTTGAAATGCAACATGTAGTAGAAGAAGCCGTTCTTTGGTGGTTTTTTCGGCATTTTGTCACGATGTTGCTGCGGttgtcaaaaacaaaaatgatttttgatgACTGGCAATCTATGCGTTCcacattaaaatgaaattccgttAGATGAACATTGTTATTGTCCCTCACAaaacatcacaaaaattaatgACGAAAATAACTGAGGGAGAAGGGAGAAGGGGGGTCGATTCTATGTAAAAATGTGTTCACTTTTTGGCAGTGCCTGAAAGGAATATCTGTCTGACATCACTGGAGGTAAATTGAACTCAGTGTTGACAGCCAGGTCCATTTCATTATGACTTCGCCGACTTCGCTCAAAATTTGCTGGCATCACTGACAGACGCAGCATGTTGAGTATATTGCGTCTTATAAGATTGTTTATGACGGGGAAGTGTTTTGAAGGGGAAATTGAGTTTGAACAAAGAACTTGTGGGAGCTGTCAAAACATTTACACAAAAGAATTTGTTCTTCATTTGGCACCTCCCGCAAATTCGAAGAGAAAAATAGGTTTCCCCGTCATAGgatgaaaaattgaaccgTTTGAACAAAAAACCAGATTTTCGCATTTCTGGTCGCAAGACAACAAAGCACCGTAGTGTCTCgctggaaatgttttttttttaggattCGGGGACGAAAATTaggtcaatttttttccaggtttttttttgctggttttcggccctttgcatgaaaaattaCTTCTTTTACATGTTTTGGACGAGTGATCtgaggcactttcgcttgtagacctcacaACATTGCCtcaaatcaatcgtccaaaacaggtacacaaataactgtTTTTTCGACGTGTGGGACATATTCCTCGAAATACAACCTGTCCACACGTCccaccaaaaaatgtttcccaaCGAGACAGTAATGTACCTCGGCCTCCAAAAAATGTCcgaattttccatacaaaattgtaacaaagGAAATCGAATTACGTGTTGATTGTTGCTGTGCTACACCCCccaaaataaacgaaagaaagaaaatctatCACAGACACAACCAAATTGTTGCATTACCTTCACTTTCCTCttaaaatgacaaattaaCAAAGGACCGACTGTTTGTTGCGCAACAACTGCTAATAATATGTACAATTATAAGCTCATGGAACTCCGTTTCTAAGTTATTTAACCAtacaaaaccaaattttcactCGATTAACTTGCGCTCAACTCACTTCAAATGGAATGATTTTACGCAATTTATTTGTCACGCTTTCAACAGCCGAATGCCTCTTGTCTCACATCTAAACTAGATTCCAATGCGATTCACAACCTCACAAGACGTATTTATTTGCTGTATagtcacacacacacacaaggCGCGTAGTAGTGGTAGAAGCAAATAAGAACACGTATAATACTTATTAGAAGCAGTGATTCACTGATAAACAGAGGCGCCGACTCCTAAGGTTGAAGTAATTTTATGCGACGAAATGTGCttgaaaatgtaatagaaCTACAAAACCAAATATCTTTGCCATTTGAGTTTTACTGTGCTTTCACAAAGCGATGCGAAAGTGAAAGAtgtgaaattttacttttgtccTACTGtcaaagaacaaaagaaaaatttcgcatctgtcactttcgcGTCGTTGTGTGTAGGTACAGTTAGGAATAATTCACAGTCGTCCGGTTTgacaaggctgtaaactttgggacTCCctaaagtttacagccttgcgttttgcctccgtttagtTATCCGTTTTTACGTGACGTTTCTATTGTTTAGATGACTTTTGCATTGTATTAATTccaactgtcaagtaaacggctggaaaatgtaGGCAAAACGGCTCGAAAACGGACTATTGATTTGAATAGGGCATGGGGCGACGTACCCTGAAACCTACAAAGGCGTCATAttcagctgaagaaaatttgcggacaagtggtgaaaacgtcaacAAGATCCATGCCCTATTCAactttagtttccaaacagcaGATTCCCTATAGGTCAAGGTAAATATACGTGCTGAATATAACGCAGACCGTCAGAGAACAGCAAGAGATccaaagtttcgggtgaatataagatttgttatgttgcatcCGTGACATCTGGCAtgataatgttgttggaactGCGTTGTTTGTTATTGAGTTTTGGCATGTgttgcaacctaacaaagtgaatttgacttgtgtccaacgttataaaaatgatatttaccCGGAACCTTGGATTCGTGTGTTCTTGCGGATTTgcgcaaagtatataaacactgaaggtaatgcaaatccg
Encoded here:
- the LOC119075789 gene encoding protein maelstrom homolog isoform X1, coding for MPKKPPKNGFFYYMLHFKEEERRKGRHYNALSDVSAAASTSWQNMTAQQRGPFEKQAKEMKCGPRREAEKYTSQGIALSVIERAQKKLEQENRTMMRTIQDTVVHGFTNNTIASQEFIFISGNYFININEHYLPAEIAMVRFSFEHGIISKFHTYVDPEKVPMGYLFDAKDNSEKTHRLPIPPNSKGERNYKCILDQMKQFMGEPMPILFTSKETIPMIKSFIQSFIDFGNNDDIDAYRVYQLHLLFFEIKEMAVKNSPTERKSFKSVHIAEEHLRRDDYAYLAGTACSYHEELDCAKYCALAHVQNWAYIFLDHICVDLSIGLISGKHFPPEIDISHVQDATQNDLSVSNLNDTEMNVTNDTKNRTYTEYTDEAQSSCAATASQAPSYWSGRPQRPEFVQSNDEAFPSLGSRNRKSGPAAKRPNQRVIDDPWNTSTSSSGSNPWIQRGEFESDSDEPRSFVESELNSSHLRGMGRGSALYRMESGFGRGGHRK
- the LOC119075789 gene encoding protein maelstrom homolog isoform X2, translated to MPKKPPKNGFFYYMLHFKEEERRKGRHYNALSDVSAAASTSWQNMTAQQRGPFEKQAKEMKCGPRREAEKYTSQGIALSVIERAQKKLEQENRTMMRTIQDTVVHGFTNNTIASQEFIFISGNYFININEHYLPAEIAMVRFSFEHGIISKFHTYVDPEKVPMGYLFDAKDNSEKTHRLPIPPNSKGERNYKCILDQMKQFMGEPMPILFTSKETIPMIKSFIQSFIDFGNNDDIDAYRVYQLHLLFFEIKEMAVKNSPTERKSFKSVHIAEEHLRRDDYAYLAGTACSYHEELDCAKYCALAHVQNWAYIFLDHICVDLSIGLISGKHFPPEIDISHVQDATQNDLSVSNLNDTEMNVTNDTKNRTYTEYTDEAQSSCAATASQAPSYWSGRPQRPEFVQSNDEAFPSLGSRKRVIDDPWNTSTSSSGSNPWIQRGEFESDSDEPRSFVESELNSSHLRGMGRGSALYRMESGFGRGGHRK